The Pyxidicoccus trucidator genomic sequence CCGCCGAGGAGCGCGCCGTCTCCGGCCCGGGCGACGTCAGCCGCCGGGCCTCGTCGTGGACGCGGCCCACCTCTTCCGGCCGGCGGGACCAGCGGATGCGCCCGTCCGGCGTCAGCACCCGCACGTCCTCCACCGAGCGGAACAGCCGCGTGTCCGAGCGGAGCACCTCCGCCACCGCCTCGTGCGCCCGGGCGCGCGGCGCCTGCGGCAGGGAGAACGTCGACGCCACGAACTCCGCCAGCGCCAGCGACTCCACCTGCGTCGCGTCCTGCACCGCCACCCGCGACTCGCGCCAGAAGTGGCCCACGCCCAGTAACGCCACCACGAGCCCGGGAAGGCCGATGCTCCAGAGGAGCTTCCTTCCAACAGTGTCCGGACCCAGGGGCATGCGCTTGTTCGCGGCTCTCCGCTGCGGTGGATTAAACTTGTTTCACGACCTACCTACTGAATTGTTAATTGGCTGACGCGCGCTGTCAAACGTAACGGGACAAGAATTTTCCTGCATCGTTGGTGTTGCCTCTATTGCCGCGCCTTGTCAGCAGCGTACTCCTGGGCTCCCATGACGACCGCGTTCCTCACCTCCGCGCTGCTCCCCGTCCCCCATGGCTTCACGACCCGCGAGGGGGGCGTCTCCGAGGGGCCGTATGCCTCGCTCAACCTGGGCTTCTCCGTGGGCGACGTGCGGGAGAAGGTGCTTGAGAACCTCCGCCTGCTGGCCGCCGCCGCGAAGACGCCGCTGGGTGCGCTGTGCCGCGTGTCCCAGGTGCATGGGGACCGGGTGCTGGAGGCGCGGGGTGGGGAAGGGGAGGACCTGAGGCCCGTGGAGGGCGAGGCGGACGCGCTGTGGACGGAGGCGCCGGGCACCTGGGTGGCGGTGGGCACGGCGGACTGCGTGCCGGTGCTGCTGGTGGACCCGGACGGGCGGAGGGTGGCGGCGGTGCACTCGGGGTGGCGGGGCACGGACGCGGGCATCAGCGCGCGCGCGGTGGAGGCGCTGGTGGCGAAGGGGGGTCGGCCAGAGCGGCTGCTCGCGGCGGTGGGCCCCGCCATCCAACGCTGCTGCTACGAGGTGTCCGGGGAGCTGGCCCAGCGCTTCACCGCGCGGTTCGGCCCGGAGGTGGTGGAGTCCGCCGGCGACTCGGTGCGACTGGACCTGACACGCGCGGTGCGGGCGACGCTGCTGCGCGCGGGGCTGAAGCCGGCGCACGTGGACGTGCTACCGGCCTGTACCGCGTGTGCGCCCGAGCGCTTCTTCTCCCACCGGCGCGACGCGGGGCGCACCGGACGCCACCTCAACTACGTGGTAAACCGCTTCTAGCCCGCCGGGCGCGCCGGCCGTTTTCTTGACGCTCTCCGACGGGCCTTCCTATCCTCGGGCTGATCCCCGTCCGAAGAGGCCCGTGCCCGCGCGCTCCGTCATCTTCCGCCTGCTCGCCGCCGCGCCCCTGTGCGCGATGAGCGCCTGTGCCTCCACCGCCGCCAGTCAGGCGGACGTGGGGGCGCTGCGAGCCGAGGTGCGCACGCTGCGCGAGTCGCAGGCGCGCCTCCAGGAGCGACTGGCCCGGCTGGAGGCCCACGACGCGGTGGACAAGGCGCGGGCCACCGGCACCCCTTCGCGCACCCCGGCGGACGCCAGCGCCGAGGGAGCCCCTCGCCTGGGCCCCACCCCGGAGCTGGCGGTGGTGAAGCTCAAGCCCCGCAACGAGCCCGCGCCGAAGCTGCCCACGGCGGTGCCGGTGGTGGAGCCGGACTCGGACCAGGTGGAGATGTTCATCAGCGCCGCGC encodes the following:
- the pgeF gene encoding peptidoglycan editing factor PgeF, which gives rise to MTTAFLTSALLPVPHGFTTREGGVSEGPYASLNLGFSVGDVREKVLENLRLLAAAAKTPLGALCRVSQVHGDRVLEARGGEGEDLRPVEGEADALWTEAPGTWVAVGTADCVPVLLVDPDGRRVAAVHSGWRGTDAGISARAVEALVAKGGRPERLLAAVGPAIQRCCYEVSGELAQRFTARFGPEVVESAGDSVRLDLTRAVRATLLRAGLKPAHVDVLPACTACAPERFFSHRRDAGRTGRHLNYVVNRF